A window of the Falco rusticolus isolate bFalRus1 chromosome 1, bFalRus1.pri, whole genome shotgun sequence genome harbors these coding sequences:
- the FGFBP1 gene encoding fibroblast growth factor-binding protein 1: MKIKSFGLLCVLILVAQMLLANCERQKERKKGRQGIEDSGKKQTESNEGSEKGRKSKGGKSSPKGKFKTKENAECTWAVTDTNAAAVHIECKHGDSKFWCEFSGDPSTCAQYAANQKSYWKQVSRSLGKQKQICQDPKSVLKSKVCRKGPRSAHLKLTHSSLLTSVGPAEGTIHHAKEVVQTPAAASVTEKKLEHSRQDCVEDIDYIDQKKVAEEYCPESLLSFCNFFITMVQDKKC, encoded by the coding sequence ATGAAGATCAAAAGCTTTGGACTTCTTTGTGTGTTGATTCTGGTTGCCCAGATGCTACTAGCCAACtgtgaaagacagaaggaaagaaaaaagggaagacaaGGCATAGAAGACAgtgggaaaaaacaaactgaatcTAACGAAGGCAGTGAAAAAGGGCGGAAgtcaaaaggaggaaaatcatCTCCTAAAGGCaagtttaaaaccaaagaaaatgcTGAGTGCACCTGGGCAGTGACTGACAcgaatgctgctgctgtgcacatAGAGTGCAAGCATGGGGACAGCAAATTCTGGTGTGAATTCTCTGGAGACCCTTCCACCTGTGCACAGTACGCAGCAAACCAGAAATCCTACTGGAAACAAGTCTCCCGATCCCTCGGGAAGCAGAAGCAGATCTGTCAAGACCCCAAAAGTGTCCTAAAATCTAAAGTATGTAGGAAAGGCCCACGAAGTGCTCATCTCAAGCTGACCCACTCAAGCCTGCTAACATCAGTGGGTCCTGCAGAAGGGACAATTCATCATGCAAAAGAAGTTGTTCAgactccagcagctgcctcagtgactgaaaaaaagctaGAACACAGTCGTCAAGACTGTGTTGAAGATATAGATTATATTGATCAGAAAAAGGTGGCTGAGGAATACTGTCCAgaaagcttgctttctttctgcaaCTTTTTTATCACAATGGTCCAAGACAAAAAATGCTGA
- the FGFBP2 gene encoding fibroblast growth factor-binding protein 2, whose product MKSVALLFVVVICGLGGLGEKLKPNRRSSGEEINFRTKTKDVCTMSMSGDEEMKLRIECQSQGMSYWCEFTGKPSVCRAFLNNPKIYWNQIAMELRKLPHACESTEVLKITMCQKAHPEALMKQVAAGMELEDLVNQDKSVQETSTSMSEAGISSVKKIGKPPILPLIKTAQHGQGSEVETEAMKLAREHCWESLHGFCSYIIGFFRG is encoded by the coding sequence ATGAAGAGTGTCGCTCTTCTCTTTGTGGTAGTGATCTGTGGCTTGGGAGGACTGGGAGAGAAGCTGAAGCCAAACAGAAGAAGCAGTGGTGAAGAAATCAATTTTCGGACTAAAACCAAAGATGTTTGCACAATGAGCATGAGTGGGGATGAGGAAATGAAACTTAGAATTGAATGTCAAAGCCAAGGCATGTCCTACTGGTGTGAATTCACTGGCAAGCCGTCAGTCTGCCGTGCTTTCCTAAACAATCCAAAGATCTACTGGAATCAGATTGCCATGGAACTTAGAAAGCTCCCGCATGCTTGTGAATCCACGGAAGTGTTGAAGATCACCATGTGCCAAAAGGCTCACCCAGAGGCTCTCATGAAGCAAGTAGCTGCTGGCATGGAGCTGGAAGATCTAGTGAACCAGGACAAATCAGTCCAGGAAACTTCCACTTCTATGAGCGAAGCAGGAATAAGCTCTGTTAAGAAAATAGGGAAACCTCCAATACTACCTCTTATAAAAACAGCCCAACATGGTCAAGGGTCTGAAGTTGAAACAGAAGCAATGAAACTGGCACGGGAACATTGCTGGGAATCCCTGCATGGTTTCTGCTCCTACATTATTGGCTTCTTCAGGGGTTAA